One genomic region from Anabaena sp. PCC 7108 encodes:
- the fabG gene encoding 3-oxoacyl-[acyl-carrier-protein] reductase — protein MTLLQNQVAIVTGASRGIGRAIALQLASQNAKVVVNYANSSSAAESLVAEITAVGGEAIALQADVSQAEQVDALVNTTIDKFNRVDILVNNAGITRDTLLLRMKLEDWQSVIDLNLTGVFLCTKAVSKIMLKQRSGRIINIASVAGQMGNPGQANYSAAKAGVIGFTKTVAKELASRGITVNAVAPGFITTDMTSDIKAEGILQYIPLGRFGQPEEIAGMVRFLAADPAAAYITGQVFNVDGGMVMA, from the coding sequence ATGACATTATTACAAAATCAAGTTGCAATTGTCACAGGTGCATCACGGGGAATTGGTAGAGCGATCGCTTTACAACTAGCATCCCAAAATGCGAAAGTCGTTGTCAACTATGCCAATTCTAGTAGTGCGGCTGAAAGTCTAGTAGCAGAAATTACAGCAGTCGGAGGGGAAGCCATCGCCCTACAAGCTGATGTTTCTCAAGCTGAACAAGTAGATGCACTAGTGAACACAACTATAGATAAGTTTAACCGAGTTGATATTCTAGTTAACAATGCTGGCATTACCCGCGATACACTACTCTTGCGGATGAAACTAGAAGATTGGCAATCTGTCATAGACCTTAATCTTACAGGTGTTTTCTTATGTACAAAAGCCGTCAGTAAAATCATGCTGAAGCAACGTTCAGGTAGAATTATCAACATTGCCTCCGTTGCTGGACAAATGGGCAATCCTGGACAAGCGAACTACAGCGCTGCCAAAGCAGGTGTCATCGGTTTTACCAAAACTGTTGCTAAAGAACTAGCTTCCCGTGGAATCACAGTCAACGCAGTTGCCCCTGGTTTTATCACCACCGATATGACTAGCGATATCAAAGCCGAAGGCATCCTGCAATACATCCCTCTAGGGCGTTTTGGTCAACCAGAAGAAATTGCTGGTATGGTGCGCTTCCTAGCAGCCGATCCCGCCGCAGCCTACATCACTGGACAAGTCTTTAATGTTGATGGCGGTATGGTGATGGCGTAA
- the trxA gene encoding thioredoxin: MTTKKQFNSFEEMLSGSDVPVLVDFYADWCGPCKLMAPILEQVNAQLKDRLRIIKIDTEKYTELASQYNILALPTLVLFKQGKPVDRIEGVMQAPQLVQHLQTLI; encoded by the coding sequence ATGACAACTAAAAAACAATTTAACAGCTTTGAAGAAATGCTGTCTGGTTCCGATGTACCTGTGTTGGTAGATTTTTATGCTGATTGGTGTGGACCCTGTAAACTAATGGCACCAATATTAGAGCAAGTCAATGCTCAACTCAAAGACCGTTTACGAATTATTAAGATTGATACGGAAAAGTATACAGAATTGGCAAGTCAATATAACATTCTAGCCTTACCAACTCTGGTACTATTTAAGCAAGGTAAGCCAGTAGATAGAATTGAAGGTGTAATGCAAGCACCACAATTAGTCCAACATCTTCAAACCTTGATTTAA
- the prmA gene encoding 50S ribosomal protein L11 methyltransferase, with protein sequence MANTWWELKILCDPDLEDSIFWRLEIFGCRGTAIESKGNSSLVKAYLPNFQAQLLDLSALSLWLRQDALCIGLPSPLLHWNLIDEEDWASSWKQYWQPQEIGDRFLINPAWLPLPDSLERLVIRLDPGVAFGTGNHATTQLCLESLEMRLSQVPEAFIAKVEPKEPLVIADIGCGSGILSIGAVLLGVEKAYAVDTDPLAVKSTFSNRALNDIDSEHLIPLQGSVGILTKVISQPVDGIVCNILADVIIELLPEMKAITKSTTWGIFSGILLEQSKGVADALEQNGWVVATLWKRKEWCCLNARRS encoded by the coding sequence ATGGCAAACACCTGGTGGGAATTAAAAATTTTATGTGATCCAGACTTAGAAGATTCTATCTTTTGGCGACTGGAGATTTTTGGCTGTCGTGGTACAGCCATTGAAAGCAAAGGCAATTCCTCACTAGTCAAGGCTTATTTGCCCAACTTTCAAGCACAGCTACTGGATTTGTCGGCACTCTCACTATGGCTGCGCCAAGATGCTTTATGTATAGGATTACCATCTCCGCTGCTGCACTGGAATTTGATTGATGAAGAAGATTGGGCTAGTAGCTGGAAACAATATTGGCAACCGCAGGAAATAGGCGATCGCTTCCTGATTAATCCCGCATGGCTACCGCTACCTGATTCATTAGAACGTTTGGTAATTCGTCTTGATCCAGGTGTAGCATTTGGTACAGGAAATCATGCCACAACCCAGTTATGTCTAGAATCTCTAGAAATGCGTCTTAGTCAAGTTCCTGAAGCTTTTATTGCTAAGGTTGAGCCAAAAGAACCCCTGGTAATTGCGGATATTGGTTGTGGTTCCGGCATTCTTTCTATTGGTGCAGTACTACTGGGAGTAGAAAAAGCTTATGCAGTCGATACTGATCCCTTAGCAGTAAAATCAACCTTCAGCAATCGCGCTCTCAATGATATTGACTCAGAACACTTAATCCCTCTCCAAGGTAGTGTAGGCATTTTAACAAAAGTGATTAGTCAACCAGTTGATGGTATTGTCTGCAATATTTTAGCTGACGTGATTATTGAGTTACTCCCCGAAATGAAAGCCATCACTAAATCTACTACTTGGGGTATTTTCAGTGGTATTTTACTGGAGCAATCTAAAGGCGTTGCTGATGCTCTAGAGCAAAATGGCTGGGTTGTTGCTACTCTATGGAAAAGAAAAGAATGGTGCTGCTTAAATGCAAGACGTTCTTAA
- the serA gene encoding phosphoglycerate dehydrogenase has protein sequence MSKVLVSDPIDQAGIDILSQVATVDVKTGLKPAELIEIIGEYDALMIRSGTRVTQEIIEAGTQLKIIGRAGVGVDNVDVPAATRKGIVVVNSPEGNTIAAAEHALAMMLSLSRHIPDANASVKRGEWDRKTFVGAEVYKKTLGVVGLGKIGSHVASVAKAMGMKLLAYDPFISTERAEQLGCQLVDLDLLFQQADYITLHIPKTPETTHLINAATLAKMKPTARIINCARGGIIDEAALATAIKEGKIGGAALDVYESEPLGESELRSLGKDLILTPHLGASTSEAQVNVAIDVAEQIRDVLLGLPARSAVNIPGLSPDILEELKPYMQLAETLGNLVGQLVGGRVETLNVTLQGDLATNKSQPLVVAALKGLLYQALRERVNYVNASIEAKERGIRVIETRDASARDYAGSLHLEATGTLGTHSVTGALLGDKEIHLTDVDGFPINVPPSKYMLFTLHRDMPGIIGKLGSLLGSFNVNIASMQVGRKIVRGDAVMALSIDDPLPDGILNEIKKVPGIRDAYTVTL, from the coding sequence ATGTCCAAGGTTCTTGTCTCCGATCCTATTGACCAGGCTGGTATTGACATTCTTTCCCAAGTTGCTACGGTTGATGTCAAGACAGGTCTTAAACCAGCAGAATTGATAGAAATTATTGGTGAGTATGACGCGCTGATGATCCGTTCTGGAACCCGCGTCACTCAAGAAATTATTGAAGCTGGCACACAATTAAAAATTATTGGTCGTGCTGGTGTGGGTGTAGATAATGTCGATGTTCCTGCGGCTACCCGCAAAGGTATTGTAGTTGTTAACTCTCCTGAAGGAAATACCATTGCTGCTGCTGAACACGCCCTAGCAATGATGTTATCTTTATCTCGTCATATCCCAGATGCAAATGCTTCAGTCAAACGCGGTGAATGGGATCGTAAAACTTTTGTCGGTGCAGAAGTATACAAAAAAACTCTCGGCGTTGTCGGCTTAGGTAAAATTGGCTCTCATGTTGCGTCTGTAGCTAAAGCTATGGGAATGAAACTGTTAGCTTATGATCCCTTTATTTCTACAGAACGGGCTGAACAACTTGGCTGTCAGTTGGTGGATTTAGATTTGTTGTTTCAGCAAGCGGACTATATCACACTACACATCCCCAAAACCCCAGAAACTACCCATTTAATCAACGCCGCAACTTTGGCGAAGATGAAACCGACTGCGAGAATTATCAACTGCGCTCGTGGTGGCATCATTGATGAAGCGGCTTTAGCAACAGCAATTAAAGAGGGTAAAATTGGTGGTGCAGCTTTAGATGTGTACGAGTCTGAACCGCTAGGAGAATCAGAATTGCGATCGCTCGGAAAAGACCTGATCCTCACTCCCCACTTGGGTGCATCCACTAGCGAAGCCCAAGTAAACGTAGCCATAGACGTAGCTGAACAAATTCGGGATGTGCTTTTAGGACTACCAGCCCGTTCAGCCGTCAACATTCCCGGACTTAGCCCCGATATCTTAGAAGAACTCAAGCCTTATATGCAGCTGGCAGAAACCTTGGGTAACTTGGTAGGACAACTAGTAGGTGGACGAGTGGAAACACTTAATGTTACCTTGCAAGGGGATCTGGCCACAAATAAGAGTCAGCCTTTGGTAGTAGCAGCCCTAAAAGGACTACTTTATCAAGCCCTACGGGAACGGGTAAACTATGTCAATGCCAGCATAGAAGCCAAAGAACGTGGCATTCGAGTCATTGAAACCCGTGATGCCTCGGCGCGAGATTATGCTGGTTCGCTACATCTGGAAGCAACAGGGACTTTAGGTACTCATTCAGTCACTGGTGCTTTGTTAGGTGATAAAGAAATCCACCTGACAGACGTTGACGGTTTCCCCATTAACGTCCCACCCAGTAAATATATGCTTTTTACCCTACACCGCGATATGCCAGGAATTATCGGGAAACTCGGTTCCCTGCTTGGCAGCTTTAATGTCAATATTGCCAGTATGCAGGTAGGGCGAAAAATTGTTCGTGGTGATGCTGTCATGGCCTTGAGTATTGATGATCCTTTACCCGATGGCATTTTGAACGAAATTAAAAAAGTACCTGGGATTCGAGATGCGTATACAGTAACTTTATAA